In one Culex quinquefasciatus strain JHB chromosome 2, VPISU_Cqui_1.0_pri_paternal, whole genome shotgun sequence genomic region, the following are encoded:
- the LOC6034148 gene encoding dynactin subunit 5 yields MDVTTQHYNKDEYVETASGNKVSRQTILCGSQNIILHGKVIVQSGAIIRGDLAAVRTGRYCVISKGSVVRPPYKQFSKGVAFFPLQIGDHVYIGEGAIVSAAQIGSYVYIGKNAIVGRRCMLKDNCIIEDGAILPPETTVASYMRYTVDGKIEGGQGNPDFVPHAMQDLMIEYTKSYYENFIPASGA; encoded by the exons ATGGACGTAACAACACAACACTACAACAAGGACGAGTACGTGGAAACGGCTTCCGGCAACAAGGTCAGCCGGCAGACGATCCTGTGCGGGTCGCAAAATATCATCCTCCACGGTAAGGTGATTGTGCAGAGTGGAGCTATAATCCGGGGAGATTTGGCTGCCGTTCGGACGGGTCGATACTGTGTTATTTCCAAGGGTTCGGTGGTGCGCCCGCCGTACAAGCAGTTCAGCAAGGGTGTGGCGTTCTTTCCGCTGCAGATCGGGGACCATGTTTACATTGGCGAGGGGGCCATCGTGTCGGCAGCTCAAATCGGATCTTACGTTTACATCGGGAAAAATGCTATCGTG GGACGACGGTGCATGCTGAAGGACAACTGTATTATTGAGGATGGTGCAATTCTTCCGCCGGAAACTACCGTGGCCAGTTACATGCGATACACGGTAGACGGGAAGATTGAAGGTGGCCAGGGAAATCCGGATTTTGTTCCGCACGCGATGCAGGACTTGATGATTGAATACACCAAATCTTATTACGAAAATTTCATTCCCGCAAGCGGAGCTTGA
- the LOC119766299 gene encoding uncharacterized serine-rich protein C215.13-like, with protein MTFKLARQKFQVARQKFCFFFCCYLSVRMDQFGEDWSVEFLDPDPPPGVDSAEWSVEHLDNPQSFPAEPLEEETPDWFESFITKHELQDEDMPDANCGSLLLDRHEPLDEEMPEATSNDSGVLNIGRFLGNSNNETPSHSADFVISSVGVDGVPQLDQVNGLGNAVSTGIASPTSSTQETARILTPSWFSNSAFVNDAMSSDGSCATRPTSRTQETARIFTPSWSSNPAFVNDAVSSDDNCAARPTSSTQETVIILTPSWSSNPAVMDEPVSSDGNCATRPTSSTSLPNSVSREESIVYSIVWPSPQSPNRVDIIKRDHAEPPRDPTLYDDFGPTNYKQLYNMKSRHNRELQRNCKSFTVT; from the exons ATGACGTTTAAGCTAGCGCGCCAAAAGTTTCAGGTAGCGCgccaaaagttttgtttttttttctgctgctactTGAGTGTGAGGATGGACCAGTTTGGAGAAGATTGGTCGGTGGAATTTTTGGATCCGGACCCGCCTCCGGGTGTGGATTCCGCTGAATGGTCTGTTGAGCATTTAGATAATCCTCAATCCTTCCCGGCCGAACCATTAGAAGAAGAGACGCCGGATTGGTTTGAAAGTTTTATCACAAAACACGAGCTACAGGATGAAGATATGCCGGATGCGAACTGCGGAAGTCTACTCCTAGACCGACACGAGCCACTGGACGAAGAAATGCCGGAAGCTACGAGTAACGATTCCGGTGTTCTGAACATCGGAAGATTCTTAGGCAATTCCAACAACGAGACGCCGTCCCATTcagctgattttgttatttcatcCGTCGGCGTTG ATGGTGTACCCCAACTTGACCAGGTGAATGGGTTAGGCAATGCAGTGTCCACCGGAATCGCCTCGCCAACCTCGAGCACGCAAGAGACCGCGAGAATCTTGACTCcgtcgtggttctcaaattcggCCTTCGTGAATGACGCGATGTCCAGCGATGGCAGTTGCGCGACCCGGCCGACTTCGAGGACGCAAGAGACCGCGAGAATCTTTACTCCGTCGTGGTCCTCAAATCCGGCCTTCGTGAATGACGCGGTATCCAGCGATGACAATTGCGCGGCCCGGCCGACTTCGAGCACGCAAGAGACCGTGATAATCTTAACTCCGTCGTGGTCCTCAAATCCGGCCGTCATGGATGAACCGGTGTCCAGCGATGGCAATTGCGCGACCCGGCCGACTTCGAGCACGAGTCTACCGAACAGCGTTTCTCGTGAAGAGTCGATCGTTTACAGCATCGTATGGCCATCCCCGCAATCTCCGAACCGTGTTGATATCATCAAACGAGACCACGCGGAGCCACCTCGTGACCCCACTCTTTATGATGACTTCGGCCCAACAAACTACAAACAATTGTACAACATGAAAAGCCGCCACAATCGTGAATTGCAGCGGAAT TGCAAGTCGTTTACGGTCACTTAA
- the LOC6034149 gene encoding zinc finger protein 501, which translates to MMDFSNRCRGCLSNDEETLQLLDDPTVLLFEDCVRIQISSDEPKLPKHICSTCYGKCSAWAKFRQQCWETNELLSFRLGHEQLEIIGATSSIEKEEVPETVEEPSLVRIENAEVAVEDGCSDAVFSPDEQVSSVEVYEIKSGRDIACTQCPMQFRSMERFEAHWRTHQGLKAEVCKICNGEFNNARALRRHMLKHVEGKKFTCQECGKSYKFATSLTLHRKCHQDGPRRFVCDLCGKSFVRAHGLKSHMSCHSTEMPFECGECGKRFKNEIMLRNHVTRVHEGVKRFGCLSCAKKFKTAAELKIHERSHTNLKPFKCKECEKSYKTQSHLAVHFRNAHTSERPYECEFCGLRFGHSKVLKSHRLIHTQEKPWQCQVCKQNFRQQATLKSHMRTRCSAGVQPDNGMNVEEVSSVGEGRSGIDFGVIEVIESSQ; encoded by the exons ATGATGGACTTTTCCAACCGGTGCCGGGGCTGCTTATCGAACGATGAAGAAACCTTGCAACTTCTTGACGACCCCACCGTCCTGCTGTTTGAGGACTGCGTTAGAATCCAG ATTTCCTCCGATGAACCAAAACTCCCAAAGCACATCTGCAGCACCTGCTACGGAAAGTGTTCCGCTTGGGCCAAATTTCGCCAGCAGTGCTGGGAAACGAACGAGCTGCTCAGTTTCCGGCTTGGCCACGAGCAGCTCGAAATAATCGGCGCGACGAGCAGCATTGAAAAGGAGGAAGTTCCGGAAACGGTTGAGGAGCCTTCCTTGGTGCGGATTGAAAATGCGGAAGTTGCGGTTGAGGATGGTTGTTCCGACGCGGTTTTCTCGCCCGATGAGCAGGTCTCCTCCGTTGAGGTGTACGAGATTAAGAGTGGTCGCGATATCGCCTGCACTCAATGTCCGATGCAGTTCCGCAGTATGGAGCGATTTGAAGCGCACTGGCGCACTCATCAGGGGTTGAAGGCGGAAGTTTGCAAGATTTGCAACGGTGAATTTAATAACGCTCGGGCGCTGCGTCGTCACATGTTGAAGCACGTGGAGGGGAAAAAGTTCACCTGCCAAGAGTGCGGCAAGAGTTACAAGTTTGCGACCTCGCTGACGCTGCACCGGAAGTGCCATCAGGACGGCCCGCGGCGGTTCGTTTGCGACCTGTGCGGGAAGTCGTTCGTGCGGGCGCACGGGCTGAAGAGTCACATGTCGTGCCACTCGACGGAGATGCCGTTTGAGTGCGGGGAGTGTGGGAAGCGGTTCAAGAACGAGATTATGTTGAGGAATCACGTGACGAGGGTTCACGAAGGGGTGAAACGGTTTGGGTGTTTGAGTTGTGCAAAGAAGTTTAAAACGGCGGCGGAGCTTAAAATTCACGAGAGGTCGCACACAAATTTGAAGCCGTTCAAGTGCAAAGAGTGTGAAAAGAGTTATAAAACCCAGAGTCATCTGGCGGTCCACTTCCGGAACGCGCACACTTCGGAACGACCGTATGAGTGTGAGTTCTGCGGGTTGCGTTTTGGCCATAGCAAGGTGCTTAAAAGCCATCGATTGATCCACACGCAGGAGAAACCTTGGCAGTGCCAGGTTTGTAAGCAGAACTTCCGGCAGCAGGCGACGCTGAAGTCGCACATGCGAACTCGTTGTTCCGCAGGAGTTCAACCGGATAATGGGATGAATGTGGAGGAAGTGAGCAGCGTTGGGGAGGGAAGATCTGGAATAGATTTTGGCGTAATCGAGGTTATAGAATCTTCTCAGTAG
- the LOC6034150 gene encoding DNA-directed RNA polymerases I and III subunit RPAC1: protein MPEAMERLPEKPRIYLEEYKLKQDANDYGLADDFWDFERFKRQLQIVVVRYEENELEFDMIGVSPAIANAFRRLMLSEVPSMAIEKVHIYNNTSIIQDEVLAHRLGLIPLKADPRLFEYKTNEGDAANAQDTLEFELKVKCTKKNKESTEVTNNDSMYKNHSIYSGQIKWVPVGNQASIYKEADVGPIDDDILISRMRPGHEFDIKLFAVKGVGKDHAKFSPVATASYRLLPEIHLKRPVVGNQALLLQKCFSPGVIEIDKDDQAYVKDARYDSCSRNVYRYPQLADSVTMSRVRNHFIFNVESLGALKPDVIFVEAAKVLKKKCKMFLDEIKGN, encoded by the coding sequence ATGCCCGAAGCGATGGAACGGTTGCCGGAAAAGCCTCGAATCTACTTGGAAGAGTACAAGCTGAAGCAGGACGCGAACGATTATGGGCTGGCGGACGATTTCTGGGACTTTGAGCGGTTCAAGAGGCAGCTGCAGATTGTGGTCGTGCGGTACGAGGAAAACGAGCTGGAATTCGACATGATCGGAGTGAGTCCGGCGATTGCGAACGCGTTCCGGCGGTTGATGCTGAGCGAGGTGCCGAGTATGGCCATCGAGAAGGTGCACATCTACAACAACACTTCGATCATCCAGGACGAGGTGCTCGCGCACCGGCTTGGGTTGATTCCGTTGAAGGCGGATCCGCGGCTGTTTGAGTATAAAACCAACGAGGGCGATGCGGCCAACGCGCAGGACACGCTGGAGTTTGAGCTGAAGGTCAAGTGTACCAAGAAGAACAAAGAATCGACCGAGGTGACCAACAACGACAGCATGTACAAGAATCACAGCATCTATTCCGGCCAGATCAAGTGGGTTCCGGTGGGCAACCAGGCGTCCATCTACAAGGAAGCCGACGTGGGACCGATCGACGACGACATCCTGATCAGTCGAATGCGACCTGGCCACGAGTTCGACATCAAACTGTTCGCCGTGAAGGGAGTCGGCAAGGATCACGCCAAGTTCTCGCCGGTGGCCACCGCTTCGTACCGGCTGCTGCCGGAGATCCACCTGAAGCGACCGGTCGTCGGAAACCAAGCGCTGCTGCTGCAAAAGTGCTTTTCGCCTGGGGTGATCGAAATCGACAAGGACGACCAAGCGTACGTGAAGGACGCCCGGTACGACAGCTGCAGCCGGAACGTGTACCGGTATCCGCAGCTGGCGGACAGTGTCACGATGAGTCGCGTCCGGAACCACTTTATCTTCAACGTGGAGTCGCTCGGGGCGCTCAAACCGGACGTGATCTTCGTCGAAGCCGCAAAAGTGCTCAAGAAGAAGTGCAAGATGTTTTTGGATGAAATTAAAGGAAACTAA
- the LOC6034151 gene encoding dolichyl-diphosphooligosaccharide--protein glycosyltransferase subunit 1, translating to MARAVLALAAILATLGCAAAAIDVEIENKNVDRTIDLTSQLVKISYKITLEHKSKKPITSYLFIVPNDERELLAFISAKDSAKKELKLVETASPKGATFSMTLPPAAGVANPVVYIETVFTKSLRPYPTSIAQTERQLVQYFGNAYVYSPFKTVTQKTTVHLSSRNVESYTQFKPAVHSDTTVTYGPYDNVAAFSTEPITVHFENYTPFMTVTRLERVIEVSHWGNIAVEETIDIVHSGAALKGAFSRYDYQKDSRPNQACVKSYKTLLPASATGVYYRDTNGNISTSAMRVLKDSVELDLRPRFPLFGGWKTHYTLGYNVPSFEYLFQNGDNFLLKMRVVDHIFDDMVVDEVTTKIILPEGSTNVKLIAPYSVTRNPDTLHYTYLDTFGRPVISFSKKNVVENHIGDFNLKYNFSRVMMLQEPLLVVGFLYVLFVLVIIWMRLDFSIIKEKEQHLHKD from the exons ATGGCACGAGCGGTGCTCGCGCTGGCAGCGATTCTCGCCACTTTGGGGTGTGCCGCGGCCGCCATCGACgtggaaatcgaaaacaaaaatgttgaccGCACCATCGATCTCACCTCGCAGCTcgtgaaaatttcctacaaaattACGCTCGAGCACAAGAGCAAGAAGCCCATCACCAGCTATCTGTTTATCGTGCCGAATGACGAGCGCGAGCTGCTGGCCTTCATCTCCGCCAAGGATTCCGCCAAGAAGGAGCTGAAACTGGTGGAAACCGCTTCGCCGAAGGGGGCCACTTTCTCGATGACGCTGCCACCGGCGGCCGGCGTCGCCAACCCGGTCGTGTACATCGAGACCGTGTTCACCAAGTCGCTGCGGCCGTACCCGACGTCGATCGCCCAGACGGAACGCCAGCTGGTGCAGTACTTTGGCAACGCGTACGTCTACTCGCCGTTCAAGACCGTCACGCAAAAGACCACGGTCCACCTGAGCTCGCGGAACGTCGAAAGCTACACCCAGTTCAAGCCGGCGGTGCACTCGGACACAACCGTCACGTACGGACCTTACGATAATGTTGCGG CCTTCTCCACCGAACCCATCACCGTCCACTTCGAGAATTACACCCCCTTCATGACCGTCACCCGGCTCGAGCGCGTCATCGAAGTGTCCCACTGGGGCAACATTGCCGTCGAGGAAACCATCGACATTGTCCACTCGGGGGCCGCCCTCAAGGGTGCCTTCTCGCGCTACGACTACCAGAAGGATTCCCGCCCCAACCAGGCCTGCGTCAAATCGTACAAAACCCTACTGCCGGCGTCCGCCACCGGCGTCTACTACCGGGACACCAACGGAAACATCAGCACGTCGGCGATGCGCGTCCTGAAGGACTCGGTCGAGCTGGATCTGCGCCCACGCTTCCCCCTATTCGGCGGCTGGAAGACACACTACACCCTAGGTTACAACGTCCCGAGCTTCGAGTATCTGTTCCAGAACGGAGACAACTTCCTGCTCAAGATGCGCGTCGTCGATCACATCTTTGACGACATGGTCGTGGACGAAGTAACCACCAAGATCATCCTGCCGGAGGGTTCCACCAACGTGAAGCTAATCGCGCCGTATTCGGTCACGCGCAACCCCGACACGCTCCACTACACCTACCTGGACACGTTCGGCCGGCCGGTGATCTCGTTCAGCAAGAAAAACGTCGTCGAAAACCACATCGGTGACTTTAACCTTAAGTACAACTTTAGCCGCGTAATGATGCTGCAGGAACCGCTGCTCGTGGTCGGCTTCTTGTACGTTCTCTTCGTGCTCGTCATCATCTGGATGCGGCTGGACTTTTCCATCATCAAGGAGAAGGAGCAGCACCTCCACAAAGACTAA
- the LOC6034152 gene encoding adenylyl cyclase-associated protein 1 isoform X3, protein MSVNAYEDILLGSLANFLALSAKIGGDVAAQADLVKQAFDVQFAFVRTAADSAAPATADLQNLLKPTSDQISAIQSYREKHRTSPFFNHLSAISESIPALGWVCVAPTPGPYVKEMNDAGQFYTNRVLKDWKEKDSTHVEWARAWVQTLTELQAFIKQHHTTGLVWAGKNKATAGGAGAPPPPPPCGLPPPPPVMPMADLSIAGGAGDDRNALFAQINQGADITKGLKKVTSDMQTHKNPGLRSGPAPYKAPSSISNGSATKAVAAPAAKPPTFVRDGKKWLIEYQKGNTGLLVEDAEMNNVVYMFRCENSTLQIKGKINSVVMDSCKKCSLVFDSLVASAEFVNCQSVQMQVLGKVPTISIDKTDGCQMYLSADSLAVEIVSSKSSEMNVMIPKGTNGDYTEQPIPEQFKTLIKGQSLNTTCVESLG, encoded by the exons TGTGCAATTCGCGTTCGTGCGCACCGCCGCCGACTCGGCCGCCCCGGCCACCGCCGACCTGCAGAACCTGCTGAAGCCAACGTCGGACCAGATCTCCGCCATCCAGAGCTACCGCGAGAAGCACCGCACGTCTCCGTTCTTCAACCACCTGTCCGCCATCAGCGAGAGCATCCCCGCCCTCGGATGGGTCTGCGTGGCGCCCACTCCCGGACCGTACGTCAAGGAGATGAACGACGCCGGCCAGTTCTACACGAACCGTGTGCTCAAGGACTGGAAGGAGAAGGACTCGACGCACGTTGAGTGGGCCCGGGCGTGGGTCCAGACGCTGACCGAACTTCAGGCGTTCATCAAGCAGCACCACACGACCGGACTGGTGTGGGCTGGCAAGAACAAAGCGACCGCCGGAGGTGCTGGAGCtcctccaccaccaccaccatgcGGTCTGCCGCCACCACCGCCGGTCATGCCGATGGCCGATCTGTCCATCGCGGGGGGCGCCGGCGACGATCGGAATGCGCTGTTTGCTCAAATCAACCAGGGCGCGGACATCACCAAGG GACTTAAAAAGGTCACGTCCGACATGCAGACCCACAAGAACCCCGGCCTGCGCTCCGGACCGGCCCCGTACAAGGCACCATCGAGTATTAGCAACGGCTCAGCGACGAAGGCCGTGGCAGCCCCGGCGGCCAAACCACCGACGTTTGTTCGCGACGGCAAGAAGTGGCTCATCGAGTACCAGAAGGGCAACACCGGCCTCCTGGTCGAGGACGCCGAGATGAACAATGTG GTGTACATGTTCCGTTGCGAGAACTCGACCCTCCAGATCAAGGGGAAAATCAACAGCGTTGTGATGGACTCGTGCAAGAAGTGCTCGCTCGTCTTCGACAGTCTGGTCGCGTCGGCCGAGTTTGTCAACTGCCAGAGCGTTCAGATGCAG GTCCTCGGCAAGGTTCCCACCATCTCCATCGACAAGACGGACGGGTGCCAGATGTATCTGTCGGCGGACTCGCTCGCCGTGGAGATCGTCAGCTCCAAGTCGTCCGAGATGAACGTGATGATCCCGAAGGGCACGAACGGTGATTAT ACGGAACAACCCATCCCGGAGCAGTTCAAGACGTTGATCAAGGGCCAAAGCTTGAACACCACCTGCGTGGAGAGTCTTGGTTAA